The following are encoded in a window of Nitrospira sp. genomic DNA:
- a CDS encoding nuclear transport factor 2 family protein, with protein sequence MPLSPDDIRDRVDRYFAAWRALDPTAWTACFAVDAISHEPYGATPVQGHTALRTVFHTIASALQEVTIHAQEMHIAHNRAAVVFHGQGIGKNGKPVEVHGIDVFEFNEAGDIQTLWAYWDPATVLAKLRG encoded by the coding sequence ATGCCGCTCTCACCCGACGACATTCGCGACCGCGTCGACCGGTATTTCGCCGCTTGGCGTGCCCTGGATCCCACGGCCTGGACGGCCTGCTTCGCCGTCGATGCGATCAGTCACGAACCCTATGGGGCCACACCCGTGCAGGGGCATACCGCATTGAGGACGGTCTTTCACACCATTGCCAGCGCCCTGCAGGAAGTCACCATCCACGCACAAGAGATGCACATCGCCCACAACCGAGCGGCGGTTGTCTTTCATGGCCAAGGGATCGGGAAGAACGGAAAGCCGGTCGAGGTTCACGGAATCGACGTGTTCGAGTTCAACGAGGCCGGAGACATTCAGACGCTCTGGGCCTACTGGGACCCCGCCACGGTCCTGGCGAAACTGCGCGGATAA
- a CDS encoding NAD-dependent epimerase has translation MAGAPSPILVTGVAGFIGFHVAQRLLARGEQVIGLDIVNDYYDVRLKEARLAQLANASGHRFLKLNLADRAGMKALFADHGIKRVVHLAAQAGVRYSLINPHAYTESNIEGFMNILEGCRHAKVDHLVYASSSSVYGGNTHMPFSIHDNVDHPVSLYAASKKANELMAHCYAHLYRIPCTGLRFFTVYGPWGRPDMALFIFTKAILEGKPIEVFNHGKMKRDFTYIDDIVEGIIRTLDHPATPNPAWTGEQPDPGTSSAPARVYNIGNHQPVELLHFIEVLEDALGKKAEKKLMPLQPGDVPATYADIDDLANDVGFKPATPIEEGIPRFVKWYREFYKA, from the coding sequence ATGGCTGGAGCACCATCCCCGATTCTTGTCACCGGCGTGGCCGGATTCATCGGTTTCCACGTGGCCCAGCGCTTACTGGCGCGCGGCGAACAGGTCATCGGCCTGGATATCGTCAATGACTACTATGATGTCCGCCTGAAGGAGGCGCGCCTGGCCCAACTGGCCAACGCCAGCGGCCATCGCTTTCTCAAACTGAATTTGGCCGATCGCGCAGGCATGAAGGCGCTCTTTGCCGATCACGGAATCAAGCGCGTGGTGCATCTGGCCGCCCAAGCCGGCGTCCGCTACTCGCTGATCAATCCCCACGCCTATACCGAGAGCAACATCGAAGGCTTCATGAACATTCTGGAAGGATGCCGGCACGCCAAGGTCGACCATCTGGTCTACGCCTCCTCCAGTTCCGTCTACGGCGGCAATACCCATATGCCGTTCTCGATCCACGATAACGTCGACCATCCGGTCTCGCTCTATGCCGCGAGCAAGAAGGCTAACGAGCTCATGGCCCATTGCTACGCGCATCTGTATCGCATCCCCTGCACCGGCCTGCGCTTCTTTACCGTCTATGGCCCCTGGGGACGCCCGGATATGGCGCTCTTTATTTTCACCAAGGCGATTCTGGAAGGAAAACCGATCGAGGTCTTCAATCACGGAAAAATGAAACGCGATTTCACCTACATAGACGACATTGTTGAGGGCATCATCCGTACCCTCGATCATCCGGCGACACCGAATCCGGCTTGGACCGGCGAGCAACCGGATCCCGGCACCAGTTCGGCTCCGGCGCGGGTCTATAACATCGGCAACCATCAGCCGGTCGAGCTGCTCCATTTTATCGAAGTGTTGGAAGACGCCCTGGGCAAGAAGGCGGAAAAAAAGCTCATGCCTTTGCAGCCTGGTGATGTGCCGGCGACCTATGCGGACATCGACGACCTGGCCAATGATGTGGGATTCAAACCCGCGACGCCGATCGAAGAAGGCATTCCCCGCTTCGTGAAGTGGTATCGGGAGTTCTATAAAGCCTGA
- a CDS encoding MBL fold metallo-hydrolase produces MSSVWDRLPRQQYVSLAPWCWVQLESGEAPGPFPFVAGIAPEVVASLHEAHSLLSSSIDTAISDVFSKRASLEDPDRQRRLEDAYAELVNSRPYLKQHIRCGRKPDGTFQWEFPTDPTKSGTVTNGGLRIFHSVKRQAIPIGFDQRLLGPAVGKVLGMLDGTHQAEEIKTVVMAAPREAQPLLLKLIESLHQYECLLSAAQPTVRQRWLDAVQDRDLVHLGHAALLYRQQSQMLLFDPWLLPWFAESSVPSLWGALLPKPAAVFLTHDHDDHVDPRTLLHLPKETPIIVPSRRNRKKLHYDYLGLLREMGFGRVVELAHGERWDFDGGAVVSVPFYGEDPCDLEMPRNCYLIHDRGQNILVHADSGPTNSGRSALKEQIIQQLVVKYGPISLVLASQQQLLEVRSYAAHASLSHPGKWLDVGENGYLTNAYLSDLCASAQANLFVSYATGGADWYPDHLSFMFSQRNPARTALLTAHWERPEKLKDLLDPQGCGYHCARALDIYRADQDGRVEVVSSGESLTPLALHRLDHGDPPFMKSAGRA; encoded by the coding sequence ATGAGTAGCGTGTGGGACCGGCTTCCACGGCAACAATATGTCAGCCTCGCTCCCTGGTGTTGGGTGCAATTGGAAAGCGGAGAAGCGCCCGGGCCGTTCCCATTCGTGGCCGGCATCGCCCCGGAGGTCGTGGCCAGCCTGCACGAAGCCCACAGCTTATTGTCCAGCTCCATCGATACGGCCATCAGCGACGTCTTTTCGAAGCGGGCATCGCTGGAGGACCCCGACCGGCAACGGCGGCTGGAAGATGCCTATGCGGAACTGGTGAACTCCCGCCCTTACCTGAAGCAACATATTCGCTGCGGCAGGAAACCAGACGGCACGTTTCAATGGGAATTTCCGACCGATCCGACGAAATCTGGGACGGTCACCAACGGCGGCCTGCGCATTTTCCATTCCGTCAAACGGCAGGCCATTCCGATCGGATTCGATCAGCGCCTCCTCGGCCCGGCAGTGGGGAAAGTCCTCGGCATGCTGGACGGCACCCATCAAGCCGAGGAAATCAAAACGGTGGTCATGGCCGCACCTCGCGAAGCCCAGCCGCTCCTCCTCAAACTGATTGAGTCGCTGCACCAATACGAGTGTCTGCTCAGCGCCGCCCAGCCGACGGTCCGGCAGCGCTGGCTCGACGCGGTGCAGGATCGTGATCTCGTGCATTTGGGACATGCGGCGCTGCTCTACCGCCAGCAATCGCAGATGCTGCTCTTCGATCCCTGGCTGCTTCCCTGGTTTGCGGAATCGTCGGTCCCGTCGTTGTGGGGCGCATTGCTGCCGAAACCGGCCGCCGTGTTTCTCACGCACGACCACGACGATCACGTCGACCCACGAACCCTCCTGCATCTTCCCAAGGAAACGCCCATCATTGTGCCCAGCCGGCGCAATCGCAAGAAGCTGCACTACGACTACCTCGGGCTGTTACGCGAGATGGGCTTCGGACGAGTGGTTGAACTGGCGCACGGCGAGCGCTGGGACTTCGACGGGGGAGCCGTCGTCTCGGTCCCGTTTTACGGAGAAGACCCCTGCGATCTCGAAATGCCGAGAAACTGTTATCTGATCCACGACCGCGGGCAGAATATCCTTGTGCATGCCGACAGCGGCCCGACGAATAGCGGACGGTCGGCGCTTAAGGAACAGATCATTCAGCAACTGGTCGTGAAATACGGCCCCATCTCGCTCGTGCTCGCGTCACAGCAACAACTGCTGGAGGTGCGGAGTTATGCGGCCCATGCCTCGCTGTCCCACCCCGGAAAGTGGCTGGACGTGGGTGAAAACGGCTACCTTACCAATGCCTACCTGTCAGATCTCTGCGCCTCCGCGCAGGCCAACTTGTTTGTCTCCTACGCCACCGGAGGGGCGGACTGGTATCCGGACCATCTCTCATTCATGTTCAGTCAGCGGAATCCCGCAAGAACTGCGCTGCTCACAGCCCATTGGGAACGTCCGGAAAAGCTGAAAGATCTTCTCGACCCTCAGGGTTGCGGGTATCATTGCGCTCGAGCGCTCGATATCTATCGGGCCGACCAGGACGGTCGTGTGGAAGTGGTCTCGTCAGGCGAATCCTTGACCCCACTGGCCTTACACCGCCTGGACCACGGCGATCCCCCGTTCATGAAGTCAGCCGGGCGGGCATAA
- a CDS encoding VOC family protein: MSIPLHRGLRHLALRVTDLPTSRRFYEELLGMKVVWEPDPDNVYFSSGSDNLALHQISQNELSAYRQPQGQLLDHVGVILDNPQAVDRMFAEISPKIAQLGGTIVKQPKQHRDGSYSFYFSDPDGNVIQALYEPTISTLRWETGS; this comes from the coding sequence ATGTCTATTCCGCTTCATCGAGGACTCCGTCATCTGGCGCTCCGTGTGACCGATCTTCCTACGTCACGCCGGTTCTACGAAGAGTTGCTGGGCATGAAGGTCGTCTGGGAGCCGGATCCCGACAATGTTTATTTCAGTTCGGGAAGCGACAATCTCGCGCTCCATCAAATTTCTCAGAATGAACTCAGCGCCTATCGCCAGCCCCAGGGCCAATTGCTAGATCACGTCGGTGTGATCCTCGACAATCCCCAAGCAGTCGACCGGATGTTCGCGGAGATCTCCCCGAAGATTGCTCAGCTCGGTGGAACGATCGTCAAACAACCGAAGCAACACCGGGACGGCAGTTACTCATTTTATTTTTCTGATCCAGACGGCAATGTGATTCAGGCCCTCTATGAACCCACGATCAGCACGCTCCGCTGGGAAACCGGGTCATAG
- a CDS encoding SUMF1/EgtB/PvdO family nonheme iron enzyme: MNALRSMMLVGIVLVAAPAVTAAQGLEKEVKGKDGAPMVLIPEGAFPMGVPHGDRDGGRDEYPRHDVFVNNFYIDKYELTNGRYLEFVKATNHRIPQNPKNATRNLWQGDTITESLADRPVINVDWADANAYCQWAGKRLPTEAEWEKAAKGTADRRFPWGNVEPTNKHLNFNQQWIGEKTLMPVGSYELGKSPFGVYDMAGNVWEWVNDWYDAKYYEKSPAKNPTGPETGTKRVLRGSGWQNETPTVRIFTRVDSDPTIRNESTGFRCAMDARAK, translated from the coding sequence ATGAATGCTCTACGTTCTATGATGCTTGTGGGGATCGTTCTGGTTGCAGCGCCGGCCGTCACAGCGGCCCAAGGGCTTGAGAAGGAAGTAAAGGGAAAAGACGGAGCCCCGATGGTGTTGATTCCCGAAGGTGCCTTCCCGATGGGTGTTCCGCATGGCGACCGCGACGGAGGACGGGACGAATATCCCCGCCACGACGTATTTGTGAATAATTTCTATATCGACAAATATGAGCTGACGAACGGTCGTTATCTTGAGTTCGTCAAGGCGACGAACCACCGTATTCCGCAGAATCCCAAGAATGCCACGAGAAACCTCTGGCAGGGCGATACCATTACCGAGTCACTCGCCGATCGACCGGTCATCAATGTGGATTGGGCCGATGCGAATGCCTATTGCCAGTGGGCCGGCAAGCGGTTACCGACGGAAGCAGAATGGGAGAAAGCGGCCAAGGGGACAGCCGATCGTCGATTCCCTTGGGGGAACGTCGAGCCGACGAACAAGCATCTGAATTTCAACCAGCAGTGGATCGGGGAAAAGACCCTTATGCCGGTGGGAAGCTATGAGCTCGGGAAGAGCCCCTTCGGCGTCTACGACATGGCCGGCAACGTCTGGGAATGGGTCAACGATTGGTATGACGCCAAGTATTACGAGAAGAGCCCGGCGAAAAATCCTACGGGTCCGGAAACCGGCACCAAGCGCGTGCTCCGTGGATCGGGCTGGCAGAACGAAACGCCGACCGTCCGCATCTTCACTCGCGTGGACAGCGATCCGACTATCCGCAACGAATCGACCGGATTCCGTTGCGCGATGGATGCGCGGGCAAAGTAG
- a CDS encoding uroporphyrinogen-III synthase, with protein MSEKGLSGIAVAAFESRMAVEMTRLIERYGGRPSVAPALRELPIQDNPTALRFGIRLIEGQVDVLVLMTGVGTTALFDILKSRHPMSSIMVGVKQCALVARGPKPVAALKALGISPTLIVPEPNTWVDVVSTLDEYRPVKGLRVAVQEYGNANPEFLEALTARGADVFPVPVYKWGLPEDLAPLRQVLADVVAGDISVMLITNAAQIDHVMQVLEQEGKVPLFREACKRIVIASIGPTASERLRHYDLPVDFEPSHGKMGVLVKELSEQVASLLASKRR; from the coding sequence ATGAGTGAGAAGGGGTTGTCAGGAATCGCTGTCGCCGCATTTGAAAGCCGAATGGCAGTCGAGATGACCCGGCTCATTGAACGATACGGGGGCCGCCCATCGGTGGCCCCCGCCCTCCGCGAACTCCCTATCCAAGATAATCCCACTGCCCTGCGATTTGGAATCCGGCTCATCGAGGGCCAGGTCGATGTATTGGTGCTGATGACCGGCGTCGGGACGACCGCGTTGTTTGACATACTCAAATCCCGCCATCCTATGTCCTCCATCATGGTCGGGGTAAAGCAGTGCGCTCTCGTCGCACGCGGGCCGAAGCCGGTGGCGGCGTTGAAAGCGCTGGGGATTTCGCCGACGCTCATTGTCCCGGAGCCCAATACGTGGGTCGATGTGGTGTCGACGCTCGATGAGTATCGGCCGGTCAAAGGGCTGCGTGTGGCGGTGCAGGAATATGGGAATGCCAATCCTGAATTCTTAGAGGCGTTAACGGCTCGTGGCGCCGATGTGTTTCCCGTTCCGGTCTATAAGTGGGGACTTCCGGAAGACCTGGCTCCGCTCAGACAGGTCTTGGCAGACGTGGTTGCGGGCGATATCTCCGTGATGCTGATCACGAATGCGGCGCAGATCGATCACGTGATGCAGGTGCTTGAACAGGAGGGGAAAGTTCCTCTGTTTAGAGAGGCCTGTAAGAGGATCGTCATCGCGTCCATCGGCCCGACCGCCAGCGAGCGGCTCCGGCACTACGACCTTCCCGTCGACTTTGAGCCGTCGCATGGGAAGATGGGCGTGCTGGTGAAGGAATTGTCCGAACAGGTTGCCTCGCTGCTCGCCTCAAAGCGCCGCTAA
- a CDS encoding alkaline phosphatase family protein → MNSLSRFLLTVVVSLSVLGLEILGGPAGALASSTSKASELAQGAPEHVILFVLEGFGQDSLKGGAMPVISKLVKDGAATWSATGVNPALRLPTMASIVTGMPVEKHGITWNVFEFSRGYPRSPSMFDYLDLSGGRDSAIFYMDESLYQLARPEVYTDYQLCGALRPECRSEKIVSYIRQYFQKATSGSGYGHAILSVPHLLVVHLPEAGRAGVAHGWNSKEYRQGLQAVDSAMKSVLDVFKEHGLLNRTTVLVTALSGPGTDLSGEAATTAGTPMVPWIASGVGIKHGQVIHQPVSIIDTGATVMRILGLETHTEWESKAVEEIFQAAAVAPAAASSKKQ, encoded by the coding sequence ATGAACAGCTTATCCCGCTTTTTGCTTACCGTTGTTGTCAGTCTCTCTGTGCTGGGGCTTGAGATCCTGGGAGGGCCGGCCGGCGCTCTTGCTTCATCAACGTCCAAAGCGAGTGAGCTGGCCCAGGGGGCTCCCGAGCACGTCATACTGTTTGTTCTTGAGGGATTTGGCCAGGATTCGCTCAAGGGCGGTGCTATGCCGGTTATCAGTAAACTGGTGAAAGATGGCGCAGCAACCTGGTCCGCCACAGGGGTCAATCCGGCCTTACGGTTGCCGACGATGGCATCGATCGTGACCGGGATGCCGGTCGAAAAGCACGGCATCACATGGAACGTATTCGAATTCAGCCGGGGCTATCCGCGCTCGCCCAGCATGTTCGATTATCTGGACTTAAGCGGCGGCCGCGACAGCGCCATTTTCTATATGGACGAGTCGCTCTACCAGCTGGCCAGGCCGGAGGTGTATACCGACTATCAATTATGCGGCGCGTTGCGCCCCGAGTGCCGTTCCGAGAAGATTGTGTCCTATATCCGGCAGTACTTCCAGAAAGCCACGAGCGGCTCTGGCTATGGTCATGCGATTCTCTCGGTGCCCCATCTACTGGTCGTGCATCTGCCGGAAGCCGGCCGGGCAGGGGTGGCGCATGGATGGAATTCCAAGGAGTATCGTCAGGGGTTGCAGGCGGTGGACAGCGCGATGAAGTCTGTGTTGGACGTGTTCAAAGAGCACGGGCTCTTAAACCGGACCACCGTGCTGGTGACGGCACTCAGTGGTCCCGGTACGGATCTGAGCGGTGAAGCGGCCACCACGGCAGGCACCCCAATGGTCCCGTGGATCGCGTCAGGAGTGGGGATCAAGCATGGGCAGGTCATCCACCAGCCGGTGTCGATCATCGATACCGGAGCGACGGTCATGCGCATTCTCGGGCTCGAGACCCATACGGAATGGGAAAGCAAAGCGGTCGAAGAGATTTTTCAAGCGGCAGCGGTCGCGCCGGCAGCGGCCTCGTCCAAGAAACAATAG
- a CDS encoding HEAT repeat domain-containing protein: protein MTQSLEDLLEALEDVDDATREEAAKALAELGDPKTIDPLVSACSDDFWSVRAYAGCAVAKIGGPKALEALVGLFNDTIMEVRNQAVEATAKMGPAVVDRMIAALKDERWRVREHAAKTCGEIRDKAAVDPLIAVCRDRDGAVKSAAAEALGKIGDAKAVPALIKLFRDSSKIVRETAGTALICIGQPSVNPLVEALKDKDFVVRCHAARALGGMTTDYQIGRTWVRDANVVDALIATLKDPDRAVREDATIALGMIGDSRAIDALLEAMKDGVVKRHAIASLGMIGDPRALPAVLDALKGKGIKQEGTPTPGCIVSEDAFIKEAAATALGQFRDPSVIPDLIMLLKDGVLREKAAQALTVIGDTAIEPLIAFLYDPKASEVEAEGERVLSYASVRLTAKDALRLIVLETLETLGWSPPAEEVQISSSKADNLRVDRPLGDTGRFGPSGDVAKSS from the coding sequence ATGACGCAATCTCTAGAAGATTTGTTGGAAGCGCTTGAGGATGTCGATGATGCGACGCGCGAGGAGGCGGCGAAGGCCCTGGCCGAACTCGGCGATCCCAAGACCATCGACCCCCTGGTGAGCGCTTGCAGTGACGATTTCTGGTCCGTGCGGGCCTACGCGGGTTGTGCCGTCGCGAAGATCGGCGGGCCGAAGGCGCTGGAAGCGCTGGTTGGACTGTTCAACGATACCATCATGGAAGTGCGCAATCAGGCTGTCGAGGCGACGGCGAAGATGGGCCCGGCGGTCGTCGATCGCATGATCGCGGCGTTGAAAGATGAACGGTGGCGGGTCCGGGAGCATGCGGCAAAGACCTGCGGAGAAATTCGTGACAAGGCGGCGGTCGATCCGCTCATCGCCGTCTGTCGCGATCGCGATGGTGCGGTGAAGAGCGCTGCGGCCGAGGCCCTGGGGAAGATCGGCGATGCGAAGGCCGTCCCGGCATTGATCAAGTTATTCCGGGATTCATCGAAGATTGTGCGTGAAACCGCCGGGACCGCCCTCATCTGTATCGGGCAGCCGTCGGTCAATCCGCTGGTCGAGGCGTTGAAGGACAAAGATTTCGTGGTGCGGTGCCATGCGGCCCGCGCCTTGGGCGGAATGACCACCGACTATCAAATCGGTCGGACCTGGGTTCGCGATGCCAACGTCGTCGATGCGTTGATTGCCACGTTAAAAGATCCGGATCGGGCCGTTCGTGAGGATGCTACGATTGCCTTAGGCATGATCGGTGACTCACGAGCCATCGACGCTTTGTTGGAAGCCATGAAAGACGGTGTCGTGAAGCGGCATGCGATCGCGTCTCTCGGCATGATCGGCGATCCGCGGGCATTGCCGGCCGTCCTGGATGCCTTGAAGGGAAAGGGCATCAAGCAGGAGGGCACGCCGACGCCGGGTTGTATTGTGAGCGAAGATGCCTTCATTAAGGAGGCGGCGGCTACGGCCCTCGGCCAGTTCCGCGACCCCTCGGTCATTCCCGATCTCATTATGTTGTTGAAGGACGGGGTGTTGCGGGAAAAAGCCGCTCAAGCCCTCACGGTGATCGGGGACACGGCCATTGAACCATTAATCGCGTTTCTCTATGACCCGAAAGCATCAGAAGTGGAAGCCGAGGGTGAACGGGTGTTGTCGTACGCGTCCGTTCGGTTGACGGCCAAAGATGCACTCCGGTTGATCGTCCTTGAGACATTGGAAACGCTGGGATGGTCGCCCCCCGCCGAAGAAGTGCAGATCAGCTCCAGCAAGGCGGACAATCTCCGGGTCGATCGGCCCTTGGGCGATACCGGCCGGTTTGGGCCGTCAGGCGATGTGGCCAAGTCCAGTTAG
- a CDS encoding HEAT repeat domain-containing protein, translating to MAEQIAALKDEDWAIREEAAGLLGTFKDPRAVQPLVSILRDADRAVREAAIGALTSIGAPSVEALGACLVDRELSVQEAASGILASIADERVYGPLVVALRSADWIVRMHAAKALGRVKNMAAVEPLIPLLQDKVKAVREEVATALASIGEAAIPSLLEALQHTEWLVRLHAVESLGKTKSPRAVEPLLALLFNDQDSAVREDTVRALGEIGDPLAVEFLFTAMREPGLRTLAVEALGRIGDRRAVPVLMEVVLGTCPPDVTRAVAGCGDQWSEEVITQAAAARALGIIGDDAAVPALVTALESTFTRAEAAAALAKFGSKVVPLLIPLLTGHPDENMRYHVKETLALAGWRAGRV from the coding sequence GTGGCAGAGCAGATTGCAGCCCTCAAAGACGAGGACTGGGCTATTCGAGAGGAAGCCGCCGGCTTACTCGGGACCTTCAAGGATCCGCGCGCGGTTCAGCCGTTAGTCTCGATCCTTCGCGATGCTGATCGCGCGGTTCGGGAAGCGGCGATCGGGGCGCTGACGTCGATCGGTGCGCCTTCGGTCGAAGCCCTTGGCGCGTGCCTCGTCGACCGCGAATTGTCGGTGCAGGAAGCGGCCTCCGGCATCCTGGCCTCCATTGCCGATGAGCGTGTCTATGGGCCCTTGGTCGTCGCGTTGCGGAGTGCCGACTGGATCGTGCGCATGCATGCGGCGAAGGCATTAGGGCGGGTGAAAAATATGGCGGCGGTCGAGCCGCTGATTCCGCTGTTGCAAGATAAAGTCAAAGCCGTGCGGGAAGAAGTCGCGACCGCCCTGGCCTCGATCGGGGAAGCGGCGATCCCTTCGTTGCTCGAGGCGTTGCAGCATACGGAATGGCTGGTTCGACTCCATGCGGTGGAGTCGCTCGGTAAAACGAAATCGCCACGTGCCGTTGAGCCGCTCCTCGCGCTGCTATTCAACGACCAGGATTCCGCTGTTCGCGAAGATACGGTGCGGGCCCTGGGCGAGATCGGCGATCCGCTCGCAGTCGAGTTCTTATTCACGGCGATGCGGGAACCGGGCTTGCGCACTCTTGCGGTAGAAGCGCTCGGACGCATCGGTGACCGGCGGGCGGTGCCGGTATTGATGGAAGTGGTGTTAGGGACTTGTCCGCCTGACGTGACGCGGGCTGTCGCCGGCTGTGGCGATCAATGGAGCGAAGAAGTCATCACTCAGGCTGCGGCCGCCAGGGCTTTGGGTATCATCGGCGATGACGCCGCGGTCCCTGCGCTGGTCACCGCATTGGAGTCAACGTTTACCAGAGCTGAGGCGGCGGCGGCGTTAGCCAAGTTTGGATCGAAAGTGGTTCCGCTCCTCATCCCGCTGTTGACCGGCCACCCCGATGAAAATATGCGGTATCACGTGAAGGAAACCCTGGCGCTGGCGGGATGGCGAGCCGGGCGAGTGTAG
- a CDS encoding HEAT repeat domain-containing protein: MSKETIETLVSELVHEEDWRRMRATAACVAGGPRAVQALVEALRTGTPELKKEVAAMLSRIKDPQAGVALVGLLEDEDEVVRKAGANALEQMAGVLDTDTAAALVALLPKYQEGEARQLMTHLVGAIPTAVIPLCDMLKHPDPSAQVTAALMLDQLLDPRSIDAFIDAMGQPAVQDIAVSTLKKLSAIRERIDETFNALRDVEGASEREEARMSTVIYLLGIGRPSVEILIEYLEDDDWLVREAAADLLGKIADVRAVEPLMRRLERDKDTGVKELAIKALGLIGDARPTQLYLEAIPIRPLRVYAMEALAKIKDVEVLRPHKELFDRLRTDRDGLVAYNAGLIADKLEALGGTDTTGQEGNHEDE; the protein is encoded by the coding sequence ATGTCCAAGGAAACGATTGAAACGCTGGTTTCGGAGCTGGTCCATGAAGAAGACTGGCGGCGCATGCGGGCGACGGCGGCCTGTGTCGCCGGCGGACCTCGCGCCGTCCAAGCGCTCGTCGAGGCGCTTCGGACCGGGACACCCGAGCTGAAGAAAGAAGTGGCGGCGATGTTGTCGCGCATCAAAGATCCGCAGGCCGGCGTGGCGCTGGTCGGTCTTCTGGAAGACGAAGATGAAGTGGTGCGGAAGGCGGGCGCCAATGCGTTAGAGCAGATGGCCGGGGTGCTCGATACGGACACCGCTGCAGCGCTGGTGGCGTTGCTTCCCAAGTATCAGGAGGGCGAGGCGCGGCAGCTGATGACCCATCTGGTCGGAGCTATTCCAACGGCGGTGATCCCGCTGTGCGACATGTTGAAGCACCCGGATCCGTCCGCGCAGGTGACGGCGGCGTTGATGCTCGACCAGCTTCTGGATCCCCGTTCTATCGATGCATTCATTGATGCGATGGGTCAACCGGCGGTGCAGGATATTGCGGTCAGCACGTTGAAGAAGCTGAGCGCGATCCGCGAGCGGATCGATGAGACGTTCAACGCGCTTCGGGATGTGGAAGGGGCGAGCGAACGCGAAGAAGCGCGGATGTCGACGGTGATCTATCTCCTGGGCATCGGGCGGCCGAGCGTGGAGATTTTAATCGAATATCTCGAAGACGATGATTGGCTGGTGCGTGAAGCGGCGGCCGATTTGTTGGGAAAGATTGCGGACGTGCGGGCAGTCGAGCCATTGATGCGGCGACTGGAGCGCGACAAGGATACCGGCGTGAAGGAGCTGGCGATCAAGGCGCTGGGATTGATCGGCGATGCCCGTCCGACGCAGCTCTATCTGGAAGCGATTCCGATCCGGCCGCTCCGGGTGTATGCGATGGAGGCGCTGGCCAAGATCAAGGATGTGGAAGTGTTGCGCCCTCATAAAGAACTCTTTGATCGGCTGCGGACGGATCGAGACGGGCTGGTGGCTTATAATGCGGGATTGATCGCTGATAAACTTGAAGCCTTAGGCGGAACCGATACCACAGGTCAGGAAGGGAATCACGAGGATGAGTAA
- a CDS encoding HEAT repeat domain-containing protein: MSNETESDRIDLLISALRDENEALRDHAIASLGQMGADAVPRLIGLMADEDVVIREAATTAVVRIGPSVVEALLDALQDDEWAIREQAASGLGKLKDPRAVEPLVKALKDKDGAVRTAAVWALERIGDARAVPGLVDVLSDNTLREDVARVLKKIGDARAVDALIDGLLGNNWMVRRHAAEALGKIGDHRGVGPLIESLQDEDWLVRRNAAESLARLGAKEAIQPLLPLLEDENTMVQETVEGVLASLGWTAKQ, translated from the coding sequence ATGAGTAATGAGACAGAATCTGATCGGATTGATCTCCTCATTTCGGCATTGCGCGACGAAAATGAAGCGTTGCGCGATCACGCGATCGCGAGCCTCGGACAGATGGGGGCCGATGCCGTGCCGCGTCTGATCGGGCTGATGGCCGATGAAGATGTCGTGATTCGAGAGGCGGCGACGACGGCGGTCGTGCGGATCGGGCCCTCCGTGGTGGAGGCGCTTTTGGATGCGTTGCAGGATGATGAGTGGGCGATTCGCGAACAGGCGGCATCCGGACTCGGCAAGCTCAAGGACCCCCGCGCGGTCGAGCCGTTGGTGAAGGCGCTCAAAGATAAGGATGGCGCGGTGCGGACGGCGGCGGTCTGGGCGCTGGAACGGATCGGCGATGCGCGTGCAGTGCCCGGGCTGGTCGATGTGCTCAGCGACAACACGCTTCGGGAGGATGTTGCCCGTGTCTTGAAGAAAATCGGCGATGCGCGCGCGGTGGATGCGTTGATCGACGGCCTCTTGGGCAATAATTGGATGGTGCGGCGCCATGCCGCAGAGGCCTTGGGGAAGATCGGGGATCACCGCGGGGTCGGCCCGTTGATTGAATCATTGCAAGACGAAGATTGGCTGGTCAGGCGGAACGCGGCGGAATCGCTGGCCCGCCTTGGGGCGAAGGAGGCGATTCAGCCGCTCTTGCCTCTGCTCGAAGATGAAAATACGATGGTACAAGAAACCGTTGAAGGCGTGCTCGCGAGCTTGGGTTGGACCGCGAAACAGTAA